The sequence TAATGGAAATTCCTGCCGGTATTATTGCCGATGTACTTGGCCGGCGAAAAGTGATGATTTTTGCTTTCATTGCCTACATCATTTCCTTTTCGATTTTCTTTTTTGCCAACGCGTTCTGGATGTTCATGCTGTCGTTTATTTTCTATGGCTTCGGCGATGCATTCCGTCAGGGAACACACAAAAGCATGATCATTGATTACCTCCGACTGAAAGGATGGAAAGATCAGAAAACCGCTTACTACGGACATACGCGCTCGTGGTCGCAGATTGGCTCTGCTGTTTCATCGCTCATAGCTGCAGTGATTGTTATTTTCACGGGCGATTATCAAAGTGTTTTTATTTTCAGCACCATTCCCTATTTTCTGAATCTGATCATGATGACCACCTATCCAAAAGAACTGGATGGTGCGATTGTACGACACAATGGAAATGATCTGAAAGAAAATTTTCGTCAGGTGATACGCGATCTTATTACCACTTTTAAAAATCCTGCCGTGTTGAAAGCCGTCGGAAACCTGAGCTTTTACAGTGGTTTCTACAAGGCAACGAAAGATTATCTTCAACCGCTTCTGCAAACCATTGCCGTGTCGATGCCCTTGTTTCTGATGTTGCAGGAAAAGCAACGATCGGCCATTCTGATTGGTTTAATTTTCTTTTTTATTCATCTGGTCACTGCCTTTGCATCGCGCAGTGCAGGCCGTTTTGCGAAAATATTCAACAATGTTGCTGCACCACTAAACATTACATTGATTTCCGGTTTTCTGTTTGGTCTTATTGCTGGAATCTGCTATTCATACGAATGGTTCATCGCTTCAGCAGCGCTTTTTGTGATTATCTATGCAGTTGAGAATTTGCGAAAACCAATTGGAATTAGCTATCTGACCGATAAAATTGATCCGACGGTGCTGAGTAGTTCGCTATCGTTTCAGTCTTTAGCCGAAACAATTATTGCAGCTGGAATTGCGCCCGCCATTGGATGGGTTGCCGATCGTTACAGTATTGGCTGGGGACTGATCGCCGTTTCTGCATTCATGCTGATTCCGGCGTTGCTGGTGAGGATAAAGGTGAAGGCGTAAACCGCCGCAGGCACCCGACAGCTTGTCCGCCCACTGGCGGAATTCCATGTCAGCAAGTCCGCATTCATAATCCTTTCTGGCTGACGATAAAATGTCGGGTAGCAATATTTCGCCAATCGCATTCGTTTTAAATTACATGAGATCCTCCAATCTTCTTTTACTTTTGTTTTGTCTGTCCACCGCAGGCGTCAGTGCGCAAAGCGATAGCCTGACGTCTGCAGGGCAGATTTCGGTTGGAGTGCGGAGCAGTTGGGGATTGGTGTATGAACACGATTGGAACCGCGCTGCATTTGGTTCCGGCGCACAATTTCGTTTAAGGTTTTCAGAAAAAGTAAATTCAGATTGGTTCATCGATTATCTGCAGGGAGATCTGGGCGATATCGCAAAAAGAACCGACGTTCATATCGGCTGGAGTGTGTTATATTATCCGCTGAACAAGAATACAAAACTGCAGCCCTATCTTTTGGCCGGACATTGTTTTGAATTGCTCCGGATTTCGGAAAACACAAACGATGATAATTTTGTAACGCGCAAAAGCGCATCTGTACAGGCCGGAGCGGGTGTGCACCTGCACCTGACGCCTAAAGCCGATATTTCATTTGTCACCCAATATATGATTCACTTCGGAACCAATATAGAAGTTTTGGATAATCCGGTTGAGTTTTATAAGCCCGGCGGAATTGCTCTTCAGGATCATGTGCTCTTGCATTTTTCACTCAATTATCAGATTGCAGATTTATGGTAACCCGAATACTAACCATATTGATTTCTTTCGCAGTTGTTATTCTACAGAATGCCTCAGCACAGAATTCCTCCGCCGGATTGCTTAGGTTCAACGCCGGACTGGCACAAGGTTTCATGCTGACCCACGAAAGTCGCCCATTGTTTGTGGATGGCTTTGCAGAATATTTTTTAGATGATAAAATCAGCATCAAAGGTTCATGCACACAGCTGATAGCCGACCGAATAGAAGACGGTATGCTGAAAAGTTATACGGGCGTTTCGTTCGGAATGGCCTGGCATGCAGGAAATGAATTGAATGACTTTTCAATCGCCATGCAGCCGGGGGTAGTGTATCAATGTCCGGGTCTGATATTCATTAACTATGTTCCGGAACCGAAACTCGCACCGTCTCTTATGTTCACGGCCACATACTCCTTGTTTTTTTCGGATCCTTTTCACTTTTATATTTCTGTGTCCGAATCCAATTCATTCTATCGCGGCGCTCCCAACGGAAACATCAATACCTCGTGGTTCAGCATCACAGGCGGGCTTGGATGGCACCTAAGATTTAAGAAATAAGATTTGAGATATGTGATTTTTGATCTGAAGGAGGAAGTAAACATCGAATCAAGAACACTAAACAAGGAAGTAAGAAGTGAATACCGGATCACGAACACTGAACAAAGAACAAGGAAGGATGAAGTAGGAAGTGAATACCGAATCATGAACACAGAAACTCGAAGCTTATTTTTACTTCAAATTTCGATGTTCAGTGTTCGATGTTCAGAGTTCATTACCGTTCCACCACAACCCGCTTCAACACATAACCTTCAGCGTTTTCAATTTTCAGCATATACACGCCCGGCGCAACGGAATTCAGATCAAACTGAACTGTTTTCTGTGCAGAAATTTGTTCTTTTTGAATGATTTGTCCGAGTGCATCGATGAATGAAAGCGTATAATCATCTTCGGCGGGGAAGGTGATGGTGAGCTGGCCGGAGGTTGGATTGGGGAAGATACTGATGTTGCCGTCGTTTAATGATTCAATGCCTGCGCAATCATCAACCACAATATTGACCGATGCACTGTTTTGGCATCCGTTGGTGTCAGTATAAGTGTATTCTACTGGCCATGTGCCGATGCCGGCTGCGGCAGGATCGAATATGTTTCCACTCATGCCCTGGCCGCTGAAG is a genomic window of Bacteroidetes bacterium GWF2_43_63 containing:
- a CDS encoding MFS transporter, coding for MSAQFQKDSQYFKFCSYGFLKNLRFFDPFIFLFFLDKGLTFFEIGLLISFREVMVYIMEIPAGIIADVLGRRKVMIFAFIAYIISFSIFFFANAFWMFMLSFIFYGFGDAFRQGTHKSMIIDYLRLKGWKDQKTAYYGHTRSWSQIGSAVSSLIAAVIVIFTGDYQSVFIFSTIPYFLNLIMMTTYPKELDGAIVRHNGNDLKENFRQVIRDLITTFKNPAVLKAVGNLSFYSGFYKATKDYLQPLLQTIAVSMPLFLMLQEKQRSAILIGLIFFFIHLVTAFASRSAGRFAKIFNNVAAPLNITLISGFLFGLIAGICYSYEWFIASAALFVIIYAVENLRKPIGISYLTDKIDPTVLSSSLSFQSLAETIIAAGIAPAIGWVADRYSIGWGLIAVSAFMLIPALLVRIKVKA